One genomic segment of Bacteroides caccae includes these proteins:
- the murI gene encoding glutamate racemase, protein MKQQLPYTPGPIGVFDSGYGGLTILNKIREILPEYDYIYLGDNARTPYGTRSFEIVYEFTLQAVNKLFELGCHLVILACNTASAKALRSIQMNNLPKIDPERRVLGVIRPTVECIGNITQSRHIGILATAGTIKSESYPLEVHKLYPDIQVNGVACPMWVPLVENNEAQNEGADYFIRKYINQLLQKDSQIDTVILGCTHYPLLLPKIQQYIPDNIRVIAQGEYVAESLKDYLCRHPEMDIKCTKNNSCLFYTTEAEDKFIESASTFLNQQINVKRITLE, encoded by the coding sequence ATGAAACAACAGTTACCCTATACACCCGGACCGATCGGAGTATTTGACTCCGGATACGGCGGACTGACTATTCTCAATAAGATAAGAGAGATATTACCTGAATATGACTATATTTATCTGGGAGATAATGCCCGTACACCCTACGGAACACGTTCTTTTGAAATCGTATACGAATTCACTCTACAAGCAGTCAACAAGTTATTTGAATTGGGCTGCCATCTTGTTATATTAGCTTGCAACACAGCCTCTGCCAAAGCATTGCGTAGTATACAGATGAACAATCTACCGAAGATAGATCCGGAACGTCGTGTACTCGGAGTAATCCGTCCCACGGTAGAGTGCATAGGGAATATAACACAAAGCCGACATATCGGAATATTAGCGACAGCAGGTACAATCAAATCAGAGTCTTACCCGCTGGAAGTTCATAAACTATACCCCGATATTCAAGTAAACGGAGTTGCCTGTCCGATGTGGGTACCATTAGTAGAAAATAATGAAGCACAGAATGAAGGAGCAGATTATTTCATCCGGAAATATATAAATCAGTTATTGCAAAAAGACTCACAGATTGACACTGTGATTCTGGGTTGTACACATTACCCTCTGCTACTTCCGAAAATTCAGCAATATATTCCGGATAATATCCGCGTGATCGCACAAGGTGAATATGTCGCCGAAAGCTTAAAAGATTATTTGTGCAGACACCCGGAAATGGATATTAAATGTACTAAAAATAACAGTTGTTTGTTTTATACAACAGAAGCGGAAGATAAGTTCATCGAGTCGGCCTCGACTTTCCTAAACCAACAGATTAATGTAAAACGAATCACGCTCGAATAA
- a CDS encoding OmpH family outer membrane protein: protein MLKRIALVMLLALPMGVFAQNLKFGHINAQEIITVMPEFTKAQNDIQNLEKQLTAELQRTQEEFNKKYQEFQQAIAKDSLPANIAERRQKELQDMMQRQEQFQQDAQQQMAKAQNDAMAPIYKKLDDAIKAVGAAEGVIYIFDLARTPIPYVNETLSINLTNKVKANLGIK, encoded by the coding sequence ATGCTAAAAAGAATCGCACTTGTAATGTTGCTTGCACTCCCAATGGGTGTATTTGCACAGAACTTAAAATTCGGTCATATTAACGCACAGGAAATTATCACTGTGATGCCGGAATTCACAAAGGCTCAAAATGACATTCAGAATTTAGAAAAACAACTTACTGCTGAACTTCAAAGAACCCAAGAAGAATTCAACAAGAAATATCAGGAATTCCAGCAAGCTATCGCTAAGGATTCTCTTCCGGCTAATATCGCTGAAAGAAGACAGAAAGAGTTGCAGGATATGATGCAAAGACAAGAACAGTTCCAGCAAGATGCTCAGCAACAAATGGCAAAGGCACAAAATGATGCAATGGCTCCTATTTACAAAAAATTAGATGACGCTATCAAGGCAGTTGGTGCCGCTGAAGGAGTAATTTACATCTTCGACCTTGCAAGAACTCCAATACCTTATGTTAATGAGACATTAAGCATCAACCTGACTAACAAGGTAAAAGCTAATCTCGGTATTAAATAA